Proteins from a genomic interval of Desulfurobacterium sp. TC5-1:
- the trpS gene encoding tryptophan--tRNA ligase, translated as MERKLVSNVDKEMKIALEKYREPENIKRVLSGMRPTGKLHLGNYFGALKAWIKLQDKAESFFFIADWHAITTSYHDLSSLSANTVEMMADWLAAGLDPEKATLFVQSWVKEHAELYLLLGMTVPVKWLERNPTYKEMMENLKDRELATYGFLGYPVLQAADILIYRADVVPVGIDQIPHLELTREIARRFNNFFGNLFPEPRPYLSEAPKLPGLDGRKMSKSYGNCIYLSDSEEEVNRKVRSMFTDPSRIKKTDPGHPETCPVFAYHTIFTDGESLKEIESDCRAGKIGCVQCKKKLAETLNSFLNPIRDRRNSYLSRKKEMAEIFVEGSRKAESIAKETVESVREAMNFFKPEDL; from the coding sequence ATGGAACGTAAGCTCGTAAGCAACGTCGATAAGGAAATGAAAATTGCCCTTGAAAAGTACAGGGAACCTGAAAATATAAAACGTGTTCTTTCCGGTATGAGACCTACGGGAAAACTCCATCTTGGAAACTACTTTGGTGCGTTAAAGGCGTGGATTAAACTTCAAGATAAAGCAGAAAGCTTCTTTTTCATCGCTGATTGGCACGCTATAACGACATCTTACCACGACCTCTCTTCTCTGTCTGCAAATACGGTTGAAATGATGGCAGATTGGCTGGCTGCTGGGCTTGATCCGGAAAAGGCAACACTTTTCGTTCAATCCTGGGTAAAAGAACACGCTGAGCTTTACTTGCTCCTTGGTATGACAGTACCCGTAAAGTGGCTTGAAAGGAACCCGACGTACAAAGAGATGATGGAAAACCTGAAGGACAGAGAGCTTGCCACTTATGGTTTCCTTGGTTACCCTGTCCTTCAGGCTGCCGACATTCTTATATATAGAGCTGACGTTGTACCTGTTGGTATAGACCAGATTCCTCACCTTGAACTAACAAGGGAGATAGCGAGGCGCTTCAACAACTTTTTTGGAAATCTTTTCCCGGAACCAAGGCCCTATCTTTCTGAAGCACCAAAACTTCCCGGCCTTGATGGAAGGAAGATGAGCAAAAGTTACGGCAACTGTATCTACCTGTCAGACAGCGAAGAAGAGGTAAACAGAAAGGTTAGAAGCATGTTTACCGATCCTTCGAGAATTAAAAAGACAGATCCGGGACATCCTGAAACGTGTCCGGTATTTGCCTACCACACAATATTTACCGACGGAGAGAGTTTGAAAGAAATAGAGTCTGACTGTAGGGCCGGAAAGATCGGGTGTGTTCAGTGTAAGAAGAAGCTTGCAGAAACGCTTAACAGCTTTCTCAATCCTATAAGGGATAGGAGAAACAGTTACCTGTCAAGAAAGAAAGAGATGGCTGAAATTTTTGTAGAGGGCAGCAGGAAGGCTGAAAGTATTGCGAAAGAAACGGTGGAAAGTGTAAGAGAAGCCATGAATTTCTTCAAACCGGAGGATCTGTGA
- the ribD gene encoding bifunctional diaminohydroxyphosphoribosylaminopyrimidine deaminase/5-amino-6-(5-phosphoribosylamino)uracil reductase RibD, producing MNDDRYMEIAIEEALRGKGNTLPNPAVGAVIVKNGRIVATGFHEKAGMPHAEAVAIEKAGEKAKGATIYVTLEPCNHYGRTPPCTEKIIKAGIKRAVIGVRDPNPVASGGIERLKEAGIEVTVGVKDKECRELIDDFTVLVKKKRAFCSLKLAMTLDGKIARKDGSSKWITGEQSRQYVHRLRTIHNGVMVGIGTVLKDDPLLNVRLVSAQRQPKAIVVDRQLRIPVHSKLVKERASDLVVITTEEALLSYKSGILRDFGVTLIPASEGRNGVNLKEALKALKEIGIYSVMCEGGSRLAHSLINENLADKFYLFYAPKFFGSGIPALNGCEMEKKVSIFDIEPIGEDFLIKAYPEES from the coding sequence ATGAATGATGATAGGTACATGGAAATTGCAATAGAAGAGGCACTTCGAGGGAAGGGGAATACCCTTCCCAATCCTGCTGTAGGTGCTGTAATAGTAAAGAATGGCAGGATTGTAGCTACAGGATTTCACGAAAAAGCAGGAATGCCCCACGCAGAAGCTGTTGCAATAGAAAAAGCCGGGGAAAAGGCGAAAGGGGCAACTATATATGTTACATTAGAGCCCTGTAATCATTACGGAAGAACGCCACCGTGCACGGAAAAAATAATAAAAGCTGGCATCAAACGGGCAGTCATAGGTGTTAGAGACCCAAATCCTGTGGCATCCGGTGGAATTGAAAGGTTAAAAGAAGCTGGAATAGAAGTTACAGTAGGTGTAAAAGACAAAGAGTGCAGGGAGCTTATAGACGATTTTACAGTACTTGTAAAAAAGAAGCGGGCTTTTTGTTCTTTAAAACTTGCAATGACTCTTGATGGAAAAATAGCCAGGAAAGACGGTTCATCAAAGTGGATAACAGGAGAACAGTCACGGCAGTATGTTCACAGACTCAGAACGATACATAATGGTGTAATGGTAGGTATAGGAACCGTTTTGAAAGACGATCCTCTGCTTAATGTCAGGCTTGTATCAGCACAGAGACAACCAAAAGCCATTGTAGTTGATAGGCAGCTTAGAATTCCGGTCCACTCAAAACTTGTAAAGGAAAGAGCTTCTGATCTGGTAGTGATAACAACGGAAGAAGCTTTACTCTCTTATAAGAGCGGTATTCTCAGGGATTTTGGCGTTACATTAATTCCTGCATCGGAAGGAAGAAACGGTGTTAATCTTAAAGAGGCACTTAAAGCACTAAAAGAGATTGGCATTTATAGTGTAATGTGTGAAGGTGGAAGCAGGCTCGCTCATTCCCTGATAAACGAAAACCTTGCTGATAAGTTTTACCTTTTCTATGCTCCGAAATTCTTTGGAAGTGGCATTCCTGCGTTGAATGGATGTGAAATGGAAAAGAAAGTTTCCATTTTTGACATTGAACCGATAGGAGAGGACTTTTTGATAAAGGCCTATCCGGAGGAATCGTGA
- the thpR gene encoding RNA 2',3'-cyclic phosphodiesterase, whose protein sequence is MKKRLFIGTTVSIPEPELKEIKKEMAALEISGKWVEEHNLHFTYRFLGEVLSPFIPEISKSLRSHLSNVNKVEAELKGLGVFPNSKHPKVLWIGISAPGIEVIKEAIDASLKPFGFKEEKQKFVPHVTVLRIKRFKHRIKFSNYLNRMKEHLFLKMTIKEVSLVESVLTSEGPIYKNLETVELG, encoded by the coding sequence GTGAAGAAGAGACTTTTCATAGGGACTACCGTTTCTATACCAGAGCCAGAACTTAAAGAAATAAAAAAAGAAATGGCCGCGTTAGAAATATCTGGAAAGTGGGTTGAAGAACATAACCTCCATTTTACATACAGGTTTCTTGGCGAGGTTCTTTCACCGTTCATCCCTGAAATTTCAAAAAGTTTGAGAAGTCACCTATCGAACGTTAATAAAGTAGAGGCAGAGTTAAAAGGCTTGGGCGTCTTTCCAAACTCTAAACATCCGAAAGTTTTATGGATAGGGATTAGCGCGCCGGGTATTGAAGTGATAAAGGAAGCTATTGATGCATCACTCAAGCCGTTTGGTTTTAAAGAAGAAAAACAAAAGTTTGTTCCGCACGTAACTGTTTTAAGGATAAAAAGGTTCAAACACAGAATAAAATTTTCAAATTATCTTAACCGTATGAAAGAGCATCTCTTTTTGAAAATGACAATAAAAGAGGTATCTTTAGTAGAGAGCGTGCTTACTTCGGAAGGGCCAATATACAAAAATTTGGAAACGGTGGAATTGGGATGA
- a CDS encoding DUF445 family protein has product MNVQLLVPPVVGGIIGYFTNYVAIKMLFRPRKAVYIGKWKVPFTPGLIPSKRDKLAASIAKVVKENLLTEETVRKRLNEEKVKISIEALVDKGLDRLLDSMPEYIEKMTFSIADRRLFEVLNITDVEKMIGKVVNYVYEKKTTLRDIFPEAILRKKEEIIGSLTKKLIEVAREKINSEEFLDLIADRIQKFMETSGKIPDVVIFRKPVKVISDTIAVKIVKTLNETVESPLFVEAAKSYISRTFDRFLEKEIVELVGKKYDRESLTRRLTAIVYENFNTPIRKLPFVRDKTYTLIAGWMRALIDKNRELLIENISLKLLELIEKELPVIMESMDIENLVAEKVNSLPIDEVEGIVLRLIDEELRYITLLGGILGFIIGAFQDVLFFVK; this is encoded by the coding sequence ATGAATGTTCAACTTTTAGTGCCACCCGTAGTTGGTGGAATAATAGGTTACTTTACAAACTACGTTGCGATAAAAATGCTTTTTCGACCCAGGAAGGCTGTTTACATAGGAAAATGGAAAGTGCCTTTCACGCCGGGACTTATACCGTCTAAGAGAGATAAACTGGCAGCCTCCATTGCAAAGGTTGTTAAGGAGAATCTTTTAACGGAAGAGACGGTAAGGAAAAGACTCAACGAAGAAAAGGTGAAAATAAGCATAGAAGCTCTTGTGGACAAAGGCTTAGACCGTTTACTTGACTCCATGCCTGAATATATAGAAAAGATGACCTTTTCTATAGCTGACAGAAGACTTTTTGAGGTGTTAAACATAACAGATGTGGAAAAAATGATAGGAAAAGTAGTTAATTACGTTTATGAAAAAAAAACAACGTTGAGGGACATTTTCCCGGAGGCTATTTTAAGAAAGAAAGAGGAAATAATTGGTAGTTTAACTAAAAAGCTTATTGAGGTGGCCAGAGAAAAGATAAATTCTGAAGAATTTTTAGACCTGATTGCGGACAGGATACAGAAATTTATGGAAACATCAGGAAAAATTCCCGATGTAGTTATATTTAGGAAACCTGTAAAAGTCATATCAGATACGATAGCTGTTAAAATAGTGAAGACTTTGAACGAAACGGTGGAGAGTCCGCTTTTTGTAGAAGCTGCAAAAAGTTACATATCCCGTACTTTTGACAGATTTTTAGAAAAAGAGATTGTAGAGTTAGTAGGAAAAAAATATGATAGAGAGTCTTTAACAAGGAGGTTAACGGCTATCGTATATGAAAACTTCAACACACCGATAAGAAAATTACCCTTTGTGAGGGATAAAACTTACACTTTAATTGCCGGCTGGATGAGAGCATTGATTGATAAAAACAGAGAATTGTTGATTGAGAACATCTCTTTAAAGTTGCTTGAGCTTATAGAAAAAGAACTTCCCGTGATTATGGAGTCTATGGATATAGAAAATCTTGTTGCTGAAAAGGTTAACTCGCTCCCAATAGATGAGGTTGAAGGGATAGTTTTAAGATTAATTGACGAAGAACTTAGATACATAACTCTTTTGGGTGGCATTTTGGGTTTTATAATAGGGGCTTTTCAGGATGTTCTTTTTTTCGTAAAATAA
- a CDS encoding GGDEF domain-containing protein, giving the protein MVIFREREVSKSTLLISLLVVFFFIVFFGFSFIIRTIKVYRTDDAFIINRLGQIRGSIQRYAKLEIIKSPEAVRIKNYVNKALEEVDAKYLNNKFLESYQQRVKFRESYVKLKRVWKDLENATSVPEIVSLSEKCWNLADQTTTKAQHIAEIKDKQLLNIIENVRNLIFSIIFILVVAIYFFVKKDLEKNATLDSLTLLYNRNYFGSQLQRYIWKSRKDNLPISVIMIDVDFFKKINDTYGHTKGDEVLARIAQIIRKQIRDSDLAFRYGGEEFLVVLPGISLNKARKIAERIREAVKNADFGIRRQVTVSCGVTEYRAGDTLRDFIERADKALYRAKALGRDRCEFL; this is encoded by the coding sequence ATGGTAATCTTTAGGGAGCGGGAGGTTTCTAAATCAACACTTCTCATATCTTTGTTGGTAGTTTTCTTTTTCATCGTCTTTTTTGGATTCAGTTTCATAATAAGAACGATAAAAGTTTATAGAACCGATGATGCCTTTATCATAAACCGTCTCGGGCAGATAAGAGGTTCTATCCAGAGATACGCCAAACTGGAAATTATAAAGTCGCCCGAAGCTGTTAGAATTAAAAACTATGTAAATAAAGCTCTTGAAGAGGTGGACGCAAAATACCTGAACAACAAGTTTCTTGAGAGTTACCAGCAACGGGTGAAGTTCAGGGAATCTTACGTCAAGCTTAAGCGTGTATGGAAGGATTTGGAAAATGCGACATCCGTTCCTGAAATCGTCAGTTTAAGTGAAAAATGCTGGAACTTGGCTGACCAGACGACTACAAAGGCACAGCACATAGCGGAAATAAAGGATAAACAGTTATTGAACATAATTGAAAATGTGAGGAATCTGATATTCAGCATAATTTTCATATTGGTGGTGGCAATTTACTTCTTTGTCAAGAAAGACCTTGAAAAAAATGCCACACTTGATAGTTTAACGCTTTTGTACAATAGAAACTACTTCGGCAGTCAGCTTCAAAGATACATATGGAAAAGCAGGAAGGATAATCTGCCGATTTCTGTGATAATGATAGATGTAGATTTTTTTAAAAAGATAAACGATACTTATGGTCATACAAAGGGTGATGAGGTTCTTGCAAGGATAGCACAGATAATAAGGAAGCAGATAAGGGATTCTGACCTTGCATTTAGGTACGGGGGTGAGGAGTTTCTGGTTGTTCTTCCCGGAATTTCTTTGAACAAGGCCAGGAAAATTGCTGAAAGGATAAGGGAAGCTGTTAAAAATGCGGATTTTGGAATAAGAAGACAGGTTACGGTAAGTTGCGGAGTGACTGAGTACAGAGCAGGTGATACGCTGAGAGATTTTATTGAAAGGGCAGATAAAGCTCTCTACCGGGCGAAGGCGCTTGGTAGAGATAGATGTGAGTTCTTATAG
- a CDS encoding aminotransferase class I/II-fold pyridoxal phosphate-dependent enzyme has translation MKRLDGVSSFIVMDIVREAGRYGDTIHFEVGQPDLQPPPQVWEETERAIKDGKNGYIESLGLLPLREKIAEFYHRKYGIDISPSRIAVTPGTSGAFLVAYSILLDFGEKILLTDPSYPCYKNFAKVLGIDPVFVPVNKSTNYQLTPDMLEENSNVKAVHIPSPSNPTGNVYEKENLKKLIETADEKNIWFISDEIYHGLVYDKKEHTALEFSDRAIVISGFSKYFCMPGFRLGWIILPENLMRKAEIILQNFFISAPTISQYAALGAFDYQYLSKVTETFRKRRNYLLNALSPLFDIDAKPEGAFYIWANISKYGKNSFEFAKELLENIHVAVTPGVDFGKNGTENYIRFAYTRNINHLAEGVERLKSYLDRL, from the coding sequence ATGAAAAGGCTTGACGGCGTTTCTTCATTCATAGTTATGGACATTGTCAGGGAAGCCGGCAGATACGGAGATACCATTCACTTTGAAGTTGGTCAACCAGACCTTCAACCACCACCACAGGTGTGGGAAGAGACAGAAAGAGCCATTAAAGATGGGAAAAACGGTTACATTGAAAGCCTTGGACTGCTACCTTTGAGAGAAAAGATTGCAGAGTTTTACCACAGAAAGTACGGCATCGACATATCCCCCTCAAGGATAGCAGTAACACCAGGTACGTCAGGCGCCTTTTTAGTGGCCTACTCCATACTCCTTGACTTTGGTGAAAAGATACTGCTTACAGACCCATCCTACCCTTGCTACAAAAATTTTGCAAAGGTCCTGGGCATCGATCCTGTTTTTGTTCCTGTTAACAAAAGCACAAACTACCAGCTAACACCTGATATGTTAGAAGAAAACAGCAATGTTAAAGCAGTTCACATTCCCTCTCCCTCAAACCCCACAGGAAACGTTTATGAGAAAGAAAATCTTAAAAAGCTCATAGAAACGGCCGACGAAAAAAATATATGGTTTATATCAGACGAAATCTACCACGGTCTCGTTTATGACAAAAAAGAACACACGGCCCTTGAATTTTCCGATAGAGCTATCGTAATCAGTGGTTTTTCAAAATATTTCTGTATGCCTGGATTCCGCCTTGGCTGGATAATTCTGCCTGAGAACCTAATGAGAAAAGCAGAGATAATACTTCAAAATTTCTTCATAAGCGCCCCAACAATAAGCCAGTATGCAGCTCTTGGTGCCTTTGATTATCAATACCTTTCAAAAGTGACAGAAACATTTAGAAAGAGGAGGAACTACCTCCTTAACGCCCTTTCACCATTATTTGACATAGACGCAAAACCCGAAGGCGCCTTCTACATATGGGCGAACATCTCTAAATACGGTAAAAACTCCTTTGAATTTGCAAAAGAACTTTTGGAAAACATCCACGTTGCCGTTACGCCAGGCGTCGATTTTGGAAAAAACGGAACTGAAAACTACATAAGGTTCGCATATACGAGGAACATTAACCATTTAGCGGAAGGCGTAGAAAGGCTGAAAAGCTACCTTGACAGATTGTGA
- the hypF gene encoding carbamoyltransferase HypF, with translation MRAKIFVTGTVQGVGFRPFIYRLATSLNLNGYVLNDTSGVIIEVEGNEKDVKEFLLRIEKEKPPISKIYSLEYKFLEDAGYESFEIKKSTEGGKVEVLILPDLATCEECIKEMENPQDRRYRYPFINCTNCGPRYTIIEKLPYDRKNTTMKIFKMCPECEREYNDPSNRRFHAQPNACPVCGPHVWLTDKQGNTIAEKDEAIELTAKLIEAGKILAVKGLGGFHLICDASKEETVRELRKRKNREEKPFAVMFPDIDSIKKEAVVSPLEERALLSIERPIVVLKKSKHYSLAPSVAPSNSTVGAFLPYTPLHHLILKDFGKPIVATSANVTDDPIVKDNDEALERLTEIADYLLLHNRPIKRRCDDSVIRIIAEKPSPLRRSRGFAPLPVKLPFKLKNPVLALGPFMKNTIALGIDDKVFISQHIGDLETPLSVEFYEETINDFLSLFNVKPEIVVCDKHPLYYSTKFGERKFKEKLLKVQHHFTHLLSCLAENEADPKEKVIGFSFDGTGYGDDGTIWGCEVFLLNFFEYERKFHLKQFRLPGGEKAVKEPYRVAISLCTEADIKPPEHLTDEKSAAFIVKMVEKAINSPLTSSMGRLFDGIAALTGIKKRVSYHAQAAILLEQEALKSDTEESYKFSIEGETINWIPVVKGVIKDTERGVPIPIIAKKFHNAVAEMILEIARILKRTGISRVALSGGVFQNGLLVETVLPLLKENGFTVYTHQIVPTNDGGISLGQVIAGGMR, from the coding sequence ATGAGAGCTAAAATCTTTGTAACGGGAACCGTTCAAGGAGTCGGTTTTCGTCCGTTTATCTATAGACTTGCCACATCATTGAACCTGAATGGATACGTACTCAACGACACATCAGGCGTCATCATAGAAGTGGAAGGCAACGAAAAAGATGTTAAAGAGTTTCTACTGAGGATAGAAAAGGAAAAACCTCCTATTTCAAAAATTTACAGTCTTGAGTACAAATTCTTAGAAGATGCCGGATACGAAAGCTTTGAAATAAAGAAAAGCACCGAAGGTGGAAAAGTTGAAGTTCTTATTCTTCCCGACCTCGCAACGTGTGAAGAGTGTATAAAAGAGATGGAAAATCCGCAGGACAGGCGGTACCGGTATCCATTTATAAACTGCACAAACTGCGGTCCCCGATACACCATCATTGAAAAATTACCATACGACAGAAAAAACACTACAATGAAAATCTTTAAAATGTGTCCAGAATGTGAAAGGGAATACAATGACCCCTCAAACAGACGATTTCACGCACAACCAAACGCCTGCCCTGTCTGTGGCCCTCATGTATGGCTAACAGATAAACAGGGAAACACGATAGCGGAAAAGGATGAAGCCATAGAATTAACGGCAAAACTGATAGAAGCTGGAAAAATCTTAGCCGTAAAAGGACTTGGTGGTTTTCATCTTATATGTGACGCGTCAAAAGAAGAAACCGTAAGGGAGCTGAGAAAGAGAAAAAACCGTGAAGAGAAGCCTTTTGCGGTAATGTTTCCCGACATTGATTCAATAAAGAAAGAAGCTGTCGTCTCACCGTTAGAAGAGCGGGCACTGCTCTCCATTGAAAGACCAATAGTCGTTCTTAAAAAGAGCAAACACTACTCGCTTGCACCTTCTGTTGCACCATCAAACAGCACGGTAGGTGCTTTTCTTCCGTACACACCGCTCCACCATTTAATTCTGAAAGACTTTGGCAAACCTATCGTTGCAACAAGTGCCAACGTTACAGATGATCCAATAGTGAAAGATAACGACGAAGCCCTTGAAAGACTCACTGAAATAGCGGACTATCTGCTCCTCCACAACCGTCCTATAAAAAGACGCTGTGATGATTCCGTTATTAGAATCATTGCGGAAAAACCATCACCACTGCGCCGCTCAAGGGGATTTGCACCTTTACCGGTAAAACTTCCCTTTAAACTCAAAAACCCAGTACTGGCACTTGGACCTTTTATGAAAAACACAATAGCTTTAGGTATCGATGACAAAGTCTTCATATCACAGCATATAGGAGACTTAGAAACGCCTCTTTCCGTTGAATTTTACGAAGAAACAATCAATGATTTTCTATCTTTATTCAATGTAAAACCTGAAATCGTTGTATGTGACAAACATCCCCTCTACTACTCAACAAAGTTCGGCGAGAGGAAGTTTAAAGAAAAACTACTAAAGGTTCAACATCACTTTACCCATCTTTTATCGTGCCTTGCCGAAAACGAAGCCGACCCGAAAGAGAAGGTAATAGGCTTCTCTTTCGATGGAACAGGCTACGGAGATGACGGAACGATCTGGGGATGTGAAGTGTTTCTCCTGAACTTTTTCGAATACGAAAGGAAGTTTCACCTCAAACAGTTCAGACTTCCGGGCGGTGAAAAAGCGGTAAAAGAACCTTATAGAGTAGCCATTTCACTCTGCACTGAAGCAGACATAAAACCACCTGAACATTTAACAGATGAAAAATCGGCTGCTTTCATCGTAAAAATGGTTGAAAAAGCTATCAATTCACCACTTACATCCAGCATGGGAAGACTGTTTGATGGCATAGCAGCGCTAACTGGAATAAAAAAACGGGTTTCATACCACGCACAGGCTGCAATACTCCTTGAACAGGAAGCACTAAAGTCGGACACAGAGGAAAGCTACAAATTTTCCATTGAAGGAGAAACGATTAACTGGATACCAGTCGTAAAAGGTGTTATCAAGGATACAGAAAGGGGCGTACCTATCCCCATTATTGCTAAAAAGTTTCACAACGCCGTGGCAGAGATGATTTTAGAAATTGCCAGAATACTCAAGAGAACAGGCATCTCCAGGGTCGCCCTCTCCGGCGGTGTGTTCCAGAACGGCCTTTTAGTTGAAACTGTTCTTCCTCTCTTAAAAGAAAACGGCTTTACCGTCTATACTCACCAGATAGTTCCAACAAACGATGGCGGTATATCTCTTGGACAGGTAATTGCAGGAGGAATGAGATGA
- the truA gene encoding tRNA pseudouridine(38-40) synthase TruA produces MRNIKLTIEYDGTNYMGWQIQKHGKTIQGTIKEALEKILHHDVNLKGASRTDAGVHALGQVATFKTVKEIPLFKIQRALNGLLPPDIKVISAEEVPENFDPRKDAKGKTYLYRIFNRPVASPFEYKRSWFIPQKLDVRILKNSLSFFKGTHDFTTFSKLSKDEDKNPVRTIDEIVVSRNEHTIEIRITGRSFLRHMIRVIVATAVEAATGKLAPDEIPDMFRAKNRQVAPFLAPPEGLYLIKIYYESYPSL; encoded by the coding sequence GTGAGAAACATTAAACTAACCATAGAATACGACGGAACAAATTACATGGGATGGCAGATTCAAAAGCACGGGAAAACCATTCAGGGAACAATAAAAGAAGCTCTTGAAAAAATACTGCACCACGATGTCAACCTTAAAGGGGCAAGCAGAACAGACGCCGGCGTCCACGCACTTGGACAGGTTGCGACTTTCAAAACAGTAAAAGAGATTCCGCTTTTCAAAATTCAGAGAGCACTTAACGGACTTTTGCCGCCAGATATCAAAGTAATTTCAGCAGAGGAAGTACCGGAAAACTTTGATCCAAGAAAAGATGCAAAAGGAAAAACGTATCTTTACAGAATATTTAACAGGCCAGTAGCGTCACCTTTTGAATACAAACGTTCCTGGTTCATACCACAGAAATTAGATGTAAGAATCCTGAAAAACAGCCTATCCTTTTTCAAAGGAACACACGACTTCACAACATTTTCGAAACTTTCAAAAGACGAAGATAAAAATCCAGTAAGAACGATAGACGAAATAGTTGTTTCCCGGAATGAACACACAATAGAGATAAGAATTACAGGACGCTCATTTCTCCGGCATATGATAAGGGTAATAGTTGCCACCGCCGTTGAAGCGGCAACAGGAAAGTTAGCTCCAGATGAAATACCTGATATGTTCAGAGCGAAAAACCGGCAGGTAGCTCCATTCTTAGCACCGCCGGAAGGTCTCTACCTGATAAAAATTTACTACGAAAGCTACCCCTCCCTGTAA